A stretch of Helicobacter pylori DNA encodes these proteins:
- a CDS encoding TonB-dependent receptor family protein → MKRILVSLAVLSHSAHAVKTHNLERVEASGVANDKEAPLSWRSKEVRNYMGSRTVISNKQLTKSANQSIEEALQNVPGVHIRNSTGIGAVPSISIRGFGAGGPGHSNTGMILVNGIPIYVAPYVEIGTVIFPVTFQSVDRISVTKGGESVRYGPNAFGGVINIITKGIPTNWESQVSERTTFWGKSENGGFFNQNSKNIDKSLVNNMLFNTYLRTGGMMNKHFGIQAQVNWLKGQGFRYNSPTDIQNYMLDSLYQINDSNKITAFFQYYSYFLTDPGSLGIEAYNQNRFQNNRPNNDKSGRAKRWGAVYQNFFGDTDRVGGDFTFSYYGHDMSRDFKFDSNYLNVNTNPKLGPVYTNQNYPGFFIFDHLRRYVMNAFEPNLNLVVNTNKVKQTFNVGMRFMTMDMFIRSDQSTCEKSDIIDGVCHMPPYVLSKKPSNNQEMFNNYTAVWLSDKIELFDSKLAITPGIRYTFLNYNNKEPEKHDFSVWTSKKQRQNEWSPALNIGYKPMENWIWYANYRRSFIPPQHTMVGITRTNYNQIFNEIEVGQRYSYKNLLSFNTNYFVIFAKRYYAGGYSPQPVDARSQGVELELYYAPIRGLQFHVAYTYIDARITSNADDIAYYFTGIVNKPFDIKGKRLPYVSPNQFIFDMMYTYKHTTFGISSYFYSRAYSSMLNQAKDQTVCLPLNPEYTGGLEYGCNSVGLLPLYFVLNVQVSSILWQSGRHKITGSLQINNLFNMKYYFRGIGTSPTGREPAPGRSITAYLNYEF, encoded by the coding sequence ATGAAAAGAATTTTAGTCTCTTTGGCTGTTTTGAGTCATAGCGCGCATGCTGTCAAAACTCATAATTTAGAAAGGGTAGAAGCTTCAGGGGTGGCTAACGATAAAGAAGCGCCTTTAAGTTGGAGGAGCAAGGAAGTTAGAAACTATATGGGATCTCGCACGGTGATTTCTAACAAGCAGCTCACTAAAAGCGCGAATCAAAGCATTGAAGAAGCTTTGCAAAATGTGCCAGGCGTGCATATTAGAAACTCTACCGGTATTGGAGCTGTGCCTAGCATTTCCATTAGGGGGTTTGGTGCGGGAGGCCCAGGGCATTCTAATACGGGAATGATTCTAGTCAATGGGATTCCTATTTATGTCGCGCCCTATGTTGAAATTGGCACGGTTATTTTTCCTGTAACCTTTCAATCTGTGGATAGAATCAGCGTAACCAAGGGTGGGGAGAGCGTGCGTTATGGCCCTAACGCTTTTGGCGGTGTGATCAACATTATCACCAAAGGCATTCCTACCAATTGGGAAAGTCAAGTGAGCGAGAGGACCACTTTTTGGGGCAAATCTGAAAATGGGGGGTTTTTCAATCAAAATTCTAAAAACATTGATAAAAGCTTAGTTAATAACATGCTTTTTAACACCTATTTAAGAACGGGGGGTATGATGAATAAGCATTTTGGAATCCAAGCTCAAGTCAATTGGCTCAAAGGGCAAGGGTTTAGATACAACAGCCCTACGGATATTCAAAACTACATGCTAGATTCATTGTATCAAATCAATGATAGCAACAAGATCACCGCTTTTTTTCAATATTATAGTTATTTCTTGACAGACCCTGGATCTTTAGGCATAGAAGCGTATAATCAAAATCGTTTTCAAAATAACCGCCCTAATAATGATAAAAGCGGGAGAGCGAAGCGATGGGGAGCTGTGTATCAAAACTTTTTTGGGGACACGGATAGAGTCGGGGGGGATTTCACTTTCAGCTACTATGGGCATGACATGTCAAGGGATTTTAAATTTGATTCTAACTATTTAAATGTCAATACCAATCCTAAATTAGGCCCTGTTTATACCAATCAAAATTATCCAGGATTTTTCATCTTTGATCATTTAAGGCGCTATGTGATGAACGCTTTTGAGCCTAATTTGAACTTAGTTGTCAATACCAATAAAGTTAAGCAAACTTTTAATGTGGGCATGCGTTTTATGACGATGGACATGTTCATTAGATCCGATCAAAGCACATGCGAAAAATCAGATATTATTGATGGGGTGTGCCATATGCCCCCATATGTTCTTTCTAAAAAGCCTAGTAACAATCAAGAAATGTTTAACAACTATACAGCGGTATGGTTGAGCGATAAAATAGAACTTTTTGATTCTAAATTAGCGATAACTCCAGGGATTAGATACACTTTTTTGAACTATAACAATAAAGAGCCAGAAAAGCACGATTTTTCCGTATGGACCAGTAAAAAACAGCGTCAAAACGAATGGAGTCCCGCCCTTAACATCGGCTATAAACCTATGGAAAATTGGATATGGTATGCGAACTACCGCCGCAGTTTTATCCCCCCACAACACACAATGGTAGGCATTACTAGGACTAATTACAACCAAATTTTTAATGAAATTGAAGTGGGGCAACGCTATAGTTATAAAAATCTATTGAGCTTTAACACGAATTATTTTGTGATTTTTGCCAAGCGTTACTATGCGGGAGGCTATAGCCCACAGCCTGTGGATGCCAGAAGTCAAGGGGTGGAATTAGAATTGTATTACGCGCCGATTAGGGGTTTGCAATTTCATGTGGCTTACACTTATATTGATGCGCGCATCACTTCTAATGCTGATGATATTGCTTATTATTTTACAGGCATTGTCAATAAACCCTTTGACATTAAAGGGAAGCGCTTGCCCTATGTGAGTCCTAACCAATTCATATTTGACATGATGTATACTTACAAGCACACGACTTTTGGAATTAGTAGTTATTTTTATAGCCGCGCTTATAGTTCCATGCTCAATCAAGCTAAAGATCAAACCGTGTGCCTGCCCTTAAACCCAGAATACACAGGGGGGCTAGAGTATGGTTGTAATTCAGTGGGGTTATTGCCCTTGTATTTTGTGTTGAATGTCCAAGTAAGCTCAATTTTATGGCAAAGCGGTAGGCATAAAATCACCGGGAGTTTGCAAATCAATAACCTTTTTAACATGAAGTATTATTTTAGGGGGATTGGCACAAGCCCTACAGGGAGAGAGCCCGCTCCAGGGAGATCCATTACAGCGTATTTGAATTATGAGTTTTAA
- the feoB gene encoding ferrous iron transport protein B: MKEITIALVGQPNVGKSSLINALSNAHLKVGNFAGVTVDKMEVGLIHKEHQITIIDLPGTYALNDFTTEEKVTKDFLEKGQYDLILNVVDSTNLERNLALSAQLLDTNKKMLLALNMWDEAQKEGVKIDTEKLSKELGVVCVPTSARSKEDRLNTELLLDEIVRLYSQNTINNENIKVPSQSFKESLKYSQSAQRIAQLVISENQQNASFEHTYKIDKILMHPRYGIFIFLGFMFIIFSLSFLIGGGVQKALEAGFKFLSDGIKENVANEDLASLVGDGIIGGVGATVSFLPLIVVLYFGISLLETTGYMSRVAFLLDGILHKFGLHGKSFIPLITGFGCSVPAYMATRTLQNYNERLITLFVIGFMSCSARLPIYVLFVGSFFPSSSAGFVLFCIYILGAVVALVMAKLLKLSVFKGQTESFIMEMPKYRFPSWRMVYFSIYTKSLSYLKKAGTYILVGAILIWFMSQYPKSDAAMKTYKQESLLVDKNTTLSSEAKEEKLKELKAELDKKNLKNSIVGRGGAYLEKVFSPMDFDWRLSVSLVTGFMAKEVVVSTLGVLFSLGDQNEKSDAFRGILRKEVSVPSGIAFIVFVMFYIPCFAATITFGREAGGIKFVVYLFIFTTVVAYAFSLIAFYATQILV, from the coding sequence GTGAAAGAAATCACTATCGCTCTTGTAGGTCAGCCTAATGTGGGGAAATCGTCTCTCATCAACGCTTTGAGCAACGCCCATTTGAAAGTGGGGAATTTTGCCGGGGTTACCGTGGATAAAATGGAAGTGGGTTTGATACACAAAGAGCATCAAATCACTATCATTGATTTACCTGGCACTTACGCGCTCAATGATTTCACCACTGAAGAAAAGGTTACTAAAGATTTTTTAGAAAAAGGGCAATACGATCTCATTCTTAATGTGGTGGATTCCACCAATTTAGAGCGTAATTTAGCCTTAAGCGCTCAGCTATTAGACACGAATAAAAAAATGCTTCTTGCGCTCAACATGTGGGATGAGGCGCAAAAAGAAGGCGTTAAAATTGATACAGAAAAGCTTTCTAAAGAATTAGGGGTTGTGTGCGTGCCTACAAGCGCAAGATCCAAAGAAGATCGCTTGAATACAGAGCTTTTATTAGATGAAATTGTCAGACTTTATTCTCAAAACACTATAAACAATGAAAACATAAAAGTCCCGTCTCAAAGCTTTAAGGAGTCTTTAAAATACAGCCAGAGCGCTCAAAGAATCGCTCAATTAGTGATCAGTGAAAACCAACAAAACGCGAGTTTTGAACACACTTATAAGATTGATAAGATTTTAATGCACCCGCGTTATGGGATTTTCATTTTTTTAGGGTTTATGTTTATCATTTTTTCCTTGAGCTTTTTAATAGGGGGGGGAGTGCAAAAAGCGCTTGAAGCAGGGTTTAAATTTTTGAGCGATGGCATCAAAGAAAATGTGGCTAATGAAGATTTAGCGTCTTTGGTGGGTGATGGCATTATTGGGGGAGTGGGAGCGACGGTTTCATTCTTGCCTTTAATTGTGGTGTTGTATTTTGGGATTTCTTTACTAGAGACGACAGGCTATATGAGTAGGGTAGCGTTTTTGTTAGATGGGATCTTGCATAAATTTGGTTTGCATGGGAAGAGTTTTATCCCTTTAATCACCGGTTTTGGCTGCTCAGTGCCTGCCTACATGGCGACAAGAACCTTACAAAACTATAACGAACGACTGATCACGCTTTTTGTGATCGGCTTTATGAGCTGCTCGGCAAGGCTGCCTATTTATGTGCTGTTTGTAGGCTCGTTTTTCCCTTCTTCAAGCGCGGGGTTTGTGCTGTTTTGTATTTATATTTTGGGGGCGGTTGTGGCGTTAGTGATGGCCAAATTACTCAAATTAAGCGTGTTTAAAGGACAAACCGAATCTTTTATCATGGAAATGCCCAAATACCGCTTTCCCAGTTGGAGAATGGTCTATTTCAGTATCTATACCAAATCGCTTTCCTACCTAAAAAAAGCCGGGACTTATATTTTAGTGGGAGCGATTTTAATCTGGTTTATGTCCCAATACCCTAAAAGCGATGCGGCTATGAAAACTTATAAACAAGAAAGCTTGTTAGTGGATAAAAACACCACTCTTTCAAGCGAAGCCAAAGAAGAAAAATTAAAAGAATTAAAAGCAGAATTGGATAAAAAGAATTTAAAAAACAGCATTGTAGGAAGAGGTGGGGCGTATTTAGAAAAAGTCTTTAGCCCTATGGATTTTGATTGGCGTTTGAGCGTCTCGCTTGTAACCGGATTTATGGCTAAAGAGGTGGTGGTTTCTACTTTGGGCGTGTTGTTTTCTTTAGGGGATCAAAATGAAAAATCTGACGCTTTTAGAGGGATTTTAAGAAAAGAAGTCAGCGTGCCTAGCGGGATCGCTTTTATCGTGTTTGTGATGTTTTATATCCCTTGTTTTGCAGCGACCATCACTTTTGGTAGGGAAGCTGGAGGGATAAAGTTTGTAGTGTATTTGTTCATCTTCACAACCGTTGTAGCGTATGCGTTTTCCTTGATAGCTTTTTATGCGACTCAAATTTTGGTTTAA
- a CDS encoding 3'-5' exonuclease yields MLCVFDIETIPSVSLCKEHFQLEENDALKICEWSFEKQKEKSGSEFLPLYLHEIISIAAVIGDDYGQFIKVGNFGQKHENKEGFTSEKELLEDFFRYFNEKQPRLISFNGRGFDIPLLTLKALKYNLTLDAFYSQENKWENYRARYSEQFHLDLMDSLSHYGSVRGLNLNGVCSMMNIPGKFDVSGDLVHAIYYNPHLSQKEKKEIIDSYCQSDVLNTYWLFLKYEVLKGALNKEQYLGLLNDFLAKFPKEKSYSSVFINALEKEIREFA; encoded by the coding sequence ATGTTGTGCGTGTTTGATATAGAAACCATTCCTAGCGTGAGCTTGTGTAAAGAGCATTTTCAATTAGAAGAAAATGATGCGCTAAAAATCTGTGAATGGAGTTTTGAAAAGCAAAAAGAAAAAAGCGGGAGCGAGTTTTTGCCTCTTTATTTGCATGAAATCATCTCTATTGCAGCAGTCATTGGCGATGATTACGGGCAGTTTATCAAAGTGGGGAATTTTGGTCAAAAACACGAGAATAAAGAGGGTTTTACAAGCGAAAAAGAGCTTTTAGAGGACTTTTTTAGATACTTTAACGAAAAGCAACCGCGTTTGATAAGCTTCAATGGCAGAGGTTTTGATATACCCCTACTCACGCTCAAAGCCCTTAAATACAATTTAACCTTAGACGCTTTTTACAGCCAAGAAAACAAATGGGAAAATTACCGCGCGCGTTATAGCGAGCAATTCCATTTGGATTTAATGGATAGCTTGAGCCATTATGGATCCGTTAGGGGGTTGAATTTGAATGGCGTTTGCTCTATGATGAATATTCCTGGTAAGTTTGATGTGAGCGGGGATTTAGTGCATGCGATTTATTACAACCCACATTTAAGCCAAAAGGAGAAAAAAGAGATTATTGATAGCTATTGCCAAAGCGATGTGCTTAACACTTACTGGCTTTTTTTAAAATACGAAGTGCTGAAAGGGGCTTTAAATAAGGAGCAATACCTTGGGCTATTGAATGATTTTTTAGCCAAATTCCCTAAAGAAAAATCCTATTCAAGCGTTTTTATTAACGCTTTAGAGAAAGAGATTAGGGAGTTTGCTTGA
- a CDS encoding DNA-methyltransferase, with product MPTISKNKPYSFIKNLEFYTIKRIKDMGSHPSEDHLNKLLELFKQDLSIDLKREIASSIGRQLDDDIIYNFLKQEAFKEHYMEVVYQFLRTALYKSKDMRFAKLCDDLLQYYQNENMQKMKQYYDYRHTKKPPLKIIENIIKKPSLLIGDNAQTLNKIAPSSVNLIFTSPPYYNARIYSDYKNYKDYLSAMSQSLKACFRVLEEGRFIIINVSPVITKRAGREFESVRYPIHFDFHQILIDNGFYFVDEILWIKPDFSVPNRIGGYLQNKKPLGYKPNCVSESLLVYRKKAPFLLDKNIKIAEKRLKPIKQNHTLFGKKELPIETTNCWYITPKSSKDHPAVFPESLYERVLNYYSFENEVVCDPFAGSGTFGMVAKSMGRIPLLCEQHPKYAQNLIKLGFKEI from the coding sequence ATGCCTACAATATCAAAAAATAAACCATATAGTTTTATTAAAAACCTTGAGTTTTACACAATTAAACGCATTAAGGATATGGGATCTCACCCTAGCGAAGACCATTTAAATAAATTGCTAGAATTGTTTAAACAAGATTTAAGTATTGATCTAAAAAGAGAGATAGCAAGCTCTATTGGTAGGCAACTTGATGATGATATTATTTATAATTTTTTAAAGCAAGAAGCTTTTAAAGAACATTACATGGAAGTTGTTTATCAATTTTTACGCACTGCTTTATATAAATCTAAGGATATGCGATTCGCAAAATTATGCGATGACTTGTTGCAATACTATCAAAATGAAAACATGCAAAAAATGAAACAATACTATGACTATCGCCATACCAAAAAACCACCTTTAAAAATTATAGAAAATATTATTAAAAAACCTTCTTTATTAATTGGGGATAATGCGCAAACGCTCAATAAAATCGCTCCTAGTTCTGTCAATCTTATTTTCACTTCACCACCTTACTATAATGCTAGAATTTATAGCGATTATAAAAATTACAAAGATTATCTAAGCGCCATGTCTCAAAGTTTAAAGGCTTGTTTTAGAGTGTTAGAAGAGGGGCGTTTTATTATCATTAATGTTTCACCTGTGATTACCAAGAGAGCTGGGCGTGAGTTTGAAAGCGTGCGTTATCCTATTCATTTTGATTTCCATCAAATTTTAATTGACAATGGATTTTACTTTGTAGATGAAATCTTATGGATTAAACCTGATTTTAGTGTGCCTAATCGTATCGGAGGGTATTTGCAAAATAAAAAACCTTTAGGATACAAACCTAATTGTGTGAGTGAAAGTTTGTTAGTCTATCGTAAAAAAGCCCCTTTTCTACTAGATAAAAATATTAAAATAGCTGAAAAACGACTAAAACCAATTAAACAAAATCATACTTTATTTGGAAAAAAAGAATTGCCTATAGAAACCACCAATTGTTGGTATATTACTCCAAAGTCTAGTAAAGATCATCCGGCGGTATTCCCTGAAAGTCTTTATGAAAGAGTGCTAAATTACTACTCTTTTGAAAATGAAGTTGTATGCGACCCTTTTGCCGGTAGTGGCACTTTTGGAATGGTTGCAAAATCTATGGGGCGTATTCCTTTATTATGCGAACAACATCCAAAATACGCTCAAAATCTAATCAAACTTGGTTTTAAGGAAATCTAA
- a CDS encoding CfrBI family restriction endonuclease — protein sequence MNFNELALNHTIDLLLKGKDYREVVLNTINTEFLDFAISFFKDIVYAKMHDKSIDFSWYQQYVMDNKDPKDIAILCGTNIKTNTYGTSTKEVVLDIAQNNLKYLYEILQNLENDNMTDLGINIKITYKDVSVNLDLKESLLVINALATKKIALRGSAYSMIGKRIEKPLMLELCKRCGISESHIDATNFKKDKKLEYDREVDFKLYNKDRSKVYRVEVKLMSKGNPESADAVIARDTDIFIAYTLSEQNKQQLEYLNIVYLALKNNSNILLDFKKLCKRLDIPLINHAR from the coding sequence ATGAATTTTAATGAATTAGCTTTAAATCATACGATTGATTTACTCTTAAAAGGAAAAGATTATAGAGAAGTAGTTTTAAATACTATCAACACAGAGTTTTTAGATTTTGCTATATCTTTTTTTAAAGATATTGTTTATGCAAAAATGCATGATAAATCTATAGATTTTAGTTGGTATCAGCAGTATGTTATGGATAATAAAGATCCAAAAGATATAGCCATTTTGTGTGGAACCAATATCAAAACTAATACTTATGGGACTTCTACTAAAGAAGTTGTTTTAGATATTGCACAAAATAATTTAAAATATCTATATGAAATATTGCAGAATTTAGAAAACGACAACATGACAGATTTAGGTATCAATATTAAAATTACTTATAAGGATGTTAGTGTTAATTTAGACTTAAAAGAAAGCTTGCTTGTTATTAATGCCTTAGCAACCAAGAAAATTGCTTTAAGGGGAAGTGCATATTCTATGATAGGTAAAAGAATTGAAAAGCCTTTAATGTTAGAATTGTGCAAGCGCTGCGGTATTTCAGAAAGTCATATTGACGCAACTAATTTTAAAAAAGACAAAAAATTGGAGTATGATAGAGAAGTAGATTTTAAACTTTATAATAAGGATAGGAGTAAAGTTTATAGGGTAGAAGTTAAATTAATGAGTAAAGGCAATCCCGAAAGTGCTGATGCGGTCATTGCAAGAGATACGGATATTTTTATAGCTTATACCTTAAGCGAACAAAATAAACAACAGCTTGAATATTTAAATATTGTTTATTTAGCTCTAAAAAATAATTCCAATATTCTATTAGATTTTAAAAAACTCTGTAAGCGTTTGGATATACCATTGATAAATCATGCACGATAA
- a CDS encoding acetone carboxylase subunit gamma, translated as MSKYTQEQIKNLVEGNLDWNTVLKMLSMPKDHERFQMYLKVLQDKVDFDDKIVLPLGPHLFVVQDPQKKWVIKCSCGHAFCAPEENWKLHANIYVRDTAEKMEEVYPKLLASDTHWQVYREYICPDCGILLDVEAPTPWYPVIHDFEPDIETFYKDWLGIQPPERH; from the coding sequence ATGTCAAAATACACACAAGAACAAATTAAAAATTTAGTAGAGGGGAACTTGGATTGGAACACTGTCTTAAAGATGCTGAGCATGCCTAAAGATCATGAGAGGTTCCAAATGTATTTGAAGGTGTTGCAAGATAAGGTGGATTTTGATGACAAAATCGTCTTACCCTTGGGGCCGCATTTGTTTGTGGTGCAAGATCCTCAAAAGAAGTGGGTGATTAAGTGTTCATGCGGTCATGCGTTTTGCGCTCCAGAGGAGAATTGGAAATTGCATGCAAACATCTATGTGCGCGATACAGCAGAAAAAATGGAAGAGGTGTATCCTAAACTCTTAGCTAGTGATACTCACTGGCAAGTGTATCGGGAGTATATTTGCCCGGATTGCGGCATCCTTTTGGATGTTGAAGCCCCAACTCCTTGGTATCCTGTGATCCATGATTTTGAGCCTGATATAGAGACATTCTATAAAGATTGGCTAGGCATACAGCCCCCAGAAAGACATTAA
- a CDS encoding hydantoinase B/oxoprolinase family protein, producing MANLLKNGKTLKQARDEILARTEKTGHYNGLKKLEFKERDPIGYEKMFSKLRGGIVHARETAKRIAASPIVEQEGELCFTLYNAVGDSVLTSTGIIIHVGTMGSAIKYMVENNWEDNPGINDKDIFTNNDCAIGNVHPCDIMTLVPIFHDEKLIGWVGGVTHVIDTGSVTPGSMSTGQVQRFGDGYMITCRKTGANDESFKDWLHESQRSVRTPKYWILDERTRIAGCHMIRDLVMEVIKEDGIDSYMRFIDEVIEEGRRGLISRIKSMTIPGKYRKVAFVDVPYAHKDIGVCSEFAKLDTIMHSPVEITINKDATWKLDFDGASRWGWHSFNCNQVSFTSGIWVMMTQTLIPTSRINDGAYFATQFRLKKGTWMNPDDRRTGHAYAWHFLVSGWSALWRGLSQAYYSRGYLEEVNSGNANTSNWLQGGGINQDGEIHAVNSFETSSCGTGACAIKDGLNHAAAIWNPEGDMGDVEIWEMAEPLLYLGRNVKANTGGYGKYRGGNGFETLRMVWGAHDWTMFFMGNGYMNSDWGMMGGYPAASGYRFEAHNTDLKNRIKNNASLPLGGDFNPTDRDYEKHISHASQVKRDKQCITTENCFDNYDLYLNYIKGGPGFGDPIERDLNAILEDLNSKQLLPEYAYKVYGAVVSQNKDGVWVGDEAKTKARRKEILENRKARSIPVKEWMEQERNAILEKEASKQVKHMYATSFDLSPRFLNDFKTFWNLPKSWTVEEDELGVFTYGSKYRMDLSKLPDVRTVVLVDEK from the coding sequence ATGGCAAATTTATTGAAAAACGGCAAAACTTTAAAACAAGCTAGAGATGAAATCCTAGCCAGGACAGAAAAAACAGGGCATTATAATGGTCTCAAAAAACTAGAGTTTAAAGAAAGAGATCCGATTGGTTATGAGAAGATGTTCTCTAAATTAAGAGGCGGTATCGTGCATGCCAGAGAAACAGCTAAAAGGATTGCGGCAAGCCCTATTGTTGAGCAAGAGGGTGAATTGTGTTTCACGCTTTATAACGCTGTGGGCGATAGCGTGCTGACTTCTACGGGTATCATTATCCATGTAGGCACTATGGGATCGGCTATCAAATACATGGTAGAGAATAATTGGGAAGATAACCCAGGCATCAATGACAAGGATATTTTCACCAATAACGACTGCGCGATTGGGAATGTGCACCCATGCGATATTATGACTCTTGTGCCTATTTTCCACGATGAAAAATTGATTGGGTGGGTAGGCGGCGTTACGCATGTGATTGATACCGGTTCGGTTACTCCAGGATCGATGAGTACCGGACAGGTTCAAAGATTTGGGGATGGATACATGATCACTTGCCGTAAGACAGGGGCGAATGATGAAAGCTTTAAAGATTGGTTGCATGAATCTCAAAGATCGGTAAGAACGCCTAAATATTGGATTCTAGATGAAAGGACTAGGATTGCAGGATGCCATATGATTAGGGATTTAGTGATGGAAGTCATTAAAGAAGACGGCATTGATTCTTACATGCGATTTATTGATGAGGTGATTGAAGAGGGGAGAAGAGGCCTTATCTCTAGGATCAAATCCATGACCATACCGGGCAAGTATAGAAAGGTAGCGTTTGTGGATGTGCCTTATGCACATAAGGATATTGGCGTGTGCTCTGAATTTGCTAAGCTAGACACAATCATGCACTCTCCTGTGGAAATCACTATCAATAAAGACGCTACATGGAAATTAGATTTTGATGGCGCGTCCAGGTGGGGATGGCACTCTTTCAATTGCAACCAAGTGTCTTTTACTAGCGGTATTTGGGTGATGATGACTCAAACGCTGATACCCACTTCTCGCATCAACGATGGCGCTTATTTTGCGACTCAATTCAGACTCAAAAAAGGGACTTGGATGAATCCAGATGACAGGCGCACCGGGCATGCTTATGCGTGGCATTTCTTGGTATCAGGCTGGAGCGCTTTGTGGAGAGGTTTGTCTCAAGCGTATTACAGCCGAGGGTATTTAGAAGAGGTCAATTCTGGGAACGCTAACACTTCCAATTGGTTGCAAGGCGGTGGTATCAACCAGGATGGAGAAATCCATGCGGTGAATAGCTTTGAGACGAGTTCTTGTGGGACTGGAGCTTGTGCGATAAAAGACGGCCTAAATCACGCAGCGGCTATTTGGAACCCAGAAGGCGATATGGGCGATGTTGAAATTTGGGAAATGGCAGAGCCTCTTCTTTATTTAGGCAGGAATGTCAAAGCCAATACCGGTGGGTATGGGAAATATCGAGGCGGTAATGGGTTTGAAACTTTAAGAATGGTGTGGGGTGCACATGATTGGACCATGTTCTTTATGGGTAATGGCTATATGAATAGCGATTGGGGTATGATGGGGGGCTATCCAGCGGCTAGTGGCTATAGGTTTGAAGCGCACAACACCGATTTAAAAAACAGGATTAAAAATAACGCCAGCTTGCCTTTGGGGGGTGATTTTAACCCAACTGATCGCGATTATGAAAAGCACATTTCTCATGCGTCTCAAGTCAAAAGGGATAAGCAATGCATCACCACCGAGAACTGCTTTGACAATTACGACTTGTATTTGAATTACATCAAAGGCGGTCCTGGATTTGGCGATCCGATTGAAAGGGATTTGAACGCGATTTTAGAAGATCTCAACAGCAAACAGCTATTGCCAGAATACGCTTACAAGGTTTATGGCGCGGTGGTGAGTCAAAATAAAGACGGCGTGTGGGTCGGCGATGAAGCCAAAACGAAGGCCAGAAGAAAAGAAATTCTTGAAAACAGAAAGGCTAGATCCATCCCTGTAAAAGAATGGATGGAGCAAGAAAGAAACGCTATCCTTGAAAAAGAGGCTTCCAAACAGGTTAAGCACATGTATGCGACTAGCTTTGATCTCTCGCCTAGGTTCTTGAATGATTTTAAAACATTCTGGAACTTGCCAAAGAGTTGGACTGTGGAAGAAGATGAGCTTGGCGTATTCACCTATGGATCTAAATACAGGATGGATTTGAGCAAATTGCCCGATGTGCGCACGGTTGTGTTGGTTGATGAGAAATAA